Proteins found in one Acidobacteriota bacterium genomic segment:
- a CDS encoding radical SAM protein, whose product MPVAASAQRLVIILIRPSKYDDEGYVIRHLRGTLPSNTLSCLNSLTEDAIRQGALGDVDVTVDVIDEIVSKVDPRRLARKHRRQGVKILVGLVGVQTNQYPRAQDLARQFLADGCEVMIGGFHVSGAIAMSAAMPPECQEMIDAGVTLVLGEVENHWGEVLQDVVAGRRRPVYDFLDNRPELLNAPLPRASFKTQKKFMLKESGTIDAGRGCVFNCSFCTIINVQGRTMRARGAGPILEQIRQNYRLKGRRGIHHYFFTDDNFTRNPYWEAIFDGLIAMRESEGIHVDFMMQVDTQAPRVTGFIEKAARAGCVQVFIGMEAIRDDNLKAGGKPQNKSREYRDMIARWHAVGVVCHVGYIIGFPNDTYERVMEDVRTLRDTLLVDQASFFMLTPLPGSRDHQVAVKAGVPMDADYNNFDSFHATTPHQHMSAEEWYRAFRDAWREFYSFDHMRRSLLRQNPHTYWAVLKNFIWYRAAMAEGAHPMITGFFRLKDRRSRRPGFPIESRLTFLRRRVREHAYILREYAKIFLEMEELWLKTRIRSDQYAFLGDLRNVARRSTAEVKLNWGRIHGAMDARVGAIRSSVGSTVQHVGETMADRLDAVREAVGAWATTFGEAVNAHVPALPAPASSWRRRVAKLNVFSLRHLEAGRDHLREYWQQTWHAGTRLQFWRLNPVSVGVNFVRDARRTVLFFYAMMLERY is encoded by the coding sequence ATGCCCGTTGCCGCATCGGCCCAGCGGCTCGTGATCATCCTCATCCGCCCCTCGAAGTACGACGACGAGGGCTACGTCATCCGGCATCTCCGGGGCACGCTGCCCAGCAACACGCTGAGCTGCCTGAACAGCCTGACGGAGGACGCGATCCGGCAGGGCGCCCTCGGGGACGTCGACGTGACGGTGGACGTGATCGACGAGATCGTCTCGAAGGTCGATCCGCGGCGGCTCGCCCGGAAGCACCGGCGCCAGGGAGTCAAGATCCTGGTCGGCCTCGTCGGCGTGCAGACGAACCAGTACCCGCGCGCGCAGGACCTGGCCCGGCAGTTCCTCGCCGACGGCTGCGAGGTGATGATCGGCGGGTTCCACGTGAGCGGCGCGATCGCGATGTCCGCCGCGATGCCGCCCGAGTGTCAGGAGATGATCGACGCTGGCGTCACCCTCGTGCTCGGTGAGGTCGAGAACCACTGGGGCGAGGTGCTCCAGGACGTCGTCGCGGGCCGGCGGCGGCCGGTCTACGACTTCCTGGACAACCGCCCGGAGCTGCTGAACGCACCGCTGCCGCGCGCGTCGTTCAAGACGCAGAAGAAGTTCATGCTCAAGGAGAGCGGCACGATCGACGCCGGCCGCGGGTGCGTCTTCAACTGCTCGTTCTGCACGATCATCAACGTGCAGGGGCGTACGATGCGCGCCAGGGGCGCCGGTCCGATCCTCGAGCAGATCCGGCAGAACTACCGCCTGAAAGGGCGCCGCGGCATCCACCACTACTTCTTCACCGACGACAACTTCACGCGCAACCCGTACTGGGAGGCGATCTTCGACGGGCTCATCGCGATGCGCGAGTCGGAGGGCATTCACGTCGACTTCATGATGCAGGTCGACACGCAGGCGCCGCGCGTGACGGGGTTCATCGAGAAGGCGGCGCGCGCCGGCTGCGTCCAGGTCTTCATCGGCATGGAGGCGATCCGCGACGACAACCTGAAGGCCGGCGGCAAGCCGCAGAACAAGTCGCGCGAGTACCGCGACATGATCGCCCGGTGGCACGCGGTCGGCGTCGTCTGTCACGTCGGCTACATCATCGGGTTCCCGAACGACACGTACGAGCGCGTCATGGAGGACGTCCGCACCCTGCGCGACACGCTGCTCGTCGATCAGGCGTCGTTCTTCATGCTCACGCCGCTGCCGGGCTCGCGCGACCACCAGGTGGCCGTCAAGGCGGGCGTGCCGATGGACGCCGACTACAACAACTTCGATTCGTTCCACGCGACGACGCCCCACCAGCACATGAGCGCCGAGGAGTGGTATCGCGCGTTCCGCGACGCGTGGCGGGAGTTCTACTCGTTCGATCACATGCGCCGATCGCTCCTGCGCCAGAACCCGCACACGTACTGGGCCGTGCTGAAGAACTTCATCTGGTATCGCGCCGCGATGGCCGAAGGCGCGCACCCGATGATCACCGGCTTCTTCCGGCTGAAGGATCGGCGATCGCGGCGGCCGGGATTCCCGATCGAGAGCCGCCTGACGTTTCTGCGGCGGCGCGTGCGCGAGCACGCCTACATCCTGCGCGAGTACGCCAAGATCTTCCTCGAGATGGAGGAGCTGTGGCTGAAGACGCGCATCCGCAGCGACCAGTACGCGTTCCTCGGCGATCTGCGGAACGTCGCGCGGCGCTCCACCGCCGAGGTCAAGCTCAACTGGGGACGGATCCACGGCGCGATGGATGCCCGCGTGGGCGCGATCCGCTCGTCGGTGGGCAGCACCGTGCAACACGTCGGGGAAACGATGGCGGATCGGCTCGACGCCGTACGGGAAGCCGTCGGGGCCTGGGCGACGACGTTCGGGGAGGCCGTCAACGCGCACGTGCCGGCGCTGCCCGCGCCCGCTTCGAGCTGGCGGCGCCGCGTCGCGAAGCTCAACGTGTTCTCGCTCCGGCACCTCGAGGCCGGCCGCGACCACCTCAGGGAATACTGGCAGCAGACCTGGCACGCCGGTACCCGCCTGCAGTTCTGGCGCTTGAACCCGGTGTCGGTCGGCGTGAACTTCGTGCGCGACGCCCGGCGGACCGTCCTCTTCTTCTACGCGATGATGCTCGAGCGGTACTGA